From the Euphorbia lathyris chromosome 6, ddEupLath1.1, whole genome shotgun sequence genome, one window contains:
- the LOC136233839 gene encoding cinnamoyl-CoA reductase-like SNL6 — MGFVETEEEIEELKRMIVACVHLPRRKDHHHRHFQASRLSSSEFDLGDNLVCVTSGASFLGIAIVNTLLSRGYSVRIILHTQEEMENLRDFEINGSVQPVMAKLTEIDNLIEAFQGCRAVFHTAAFTDPAGLSGYTKSMGEVEVKACENVIRACSRTASVRSCVLTSSLVSCIWRDATIEDFSPVINHDSWSDESLCIDKKLWYALGKVKAEKAAWRIAKETGLKMASICPGLITGPDFFHRNSTATIAYLKGAQEMYKDGILATVDVMKLAEAHACVFEALNKTAFGRYICFDQVIEREDDAENLAKQIGLPASKICGGDPYNYTALPFHLSNKKLLNLMSTTLASCANQT; from the exons ATGGGTTTCGTAGAGACGGAAGAGGAGATTGAAGAATTGAAGCGCATGATAGTTGCCTGTGTTCATCTTCCTCGGAGAAAAGACCACCATCACCGTCACTTTCAAGCCTCTCGTCTTTCCTCATCGGAATTCGACCTAGGCGATAACCTTGTTTGCGTTACTAGTGGCGCTTCCTTTTTAGGCATCGCCATCGTTAACACCCTCTTGTCCCGTGGTTACTCCGTTCGAATCATCCTACATACTCAAG AGGAAATGGAAAACTTGAGAGACTTTGAGATCAACGGCAGCGTCCAACCAGTAATGGCCAAACTCACTGAAATCGATAACTTAATCGAAGCATTTCAGGGGTGTCGTGCCGTTTTCCATACCGCTGCATTTACCGACCCTGCTGGCCTCTCTGGCTATACT AAATCCATGGGTGAAGTGGAGGTTAAGGCCTGCGAAAATGTTATAAGGGCATGCTCAAGAACAGCCTCAGTAAGGTCTTGTGTACTTACATCATCACTTGTGTCCTGCATATGGCGAGATGCCACCATTGAAGACTTTTCCCCTGTAATCAACCATGACTCCTGGAGTGATGAATCACTATGTATAGATAAGAAG CTATGGTATGCATTAGGTAAGGTGAAAGCAGAGAAGGCTGCGTGGAGAATAGCAAAAGAGACAGGGTTGAAAATGGCCAGCATTTGTCCAGGCCTCATCACAGGTCCAGACTTCTTCCATAGAAACTCAACTGCAACAATTGCTTATCTAAAAG GAGCTCAAGAAATGTACAAGGATGGAATCCTAGCAACTGTTGATGTTATGAAACTAGCAGAAGCACATGCTTGTGTGTTTGAGGCCTTGAACAAGACAGCATTCGGTAGGTACATATGCTTTGATCAAGTTATTGAGAGGGAAGATGATGCAGAAAATTTGGCAAAACAAATAGGATTGCCTGCAAGCAAGATATGTGGAGGAGATCCCTACAATTATACTGCACTTCCATTCCACTTATCCAATAAAAAGCTTCTAAATCTAATGTCAACAACACTTGCCAGTTGTGCTAATCAAACCTAG